Proteins co-encoded in one Flavobacterium fluviale genomic window:
- a CDS encoding membrane lipoprotein lipid attachment site-containing protein — protein MKKYLCLFFAVVILSSCSSNTSIVNSWRDPKITVSQENFKKVLVVALVKDEASRRVTENRIAAGNEIFKTSYQYLNESTKDLTKEQKLKILQDENFDGVITMRLVSKEKETNYVPGTYTGMYYGGFDGMYTGMYGYGFGNWYGMYSPTFYDPGYYQETTSYMVETNIFSLKENKLIWTGTTESQYVTDLGQTVDAIMQAVVKEMRKDGSLPPK, from the coding sequence ATGAAAAAGTACTTATGTTTGTTTTTCGCTGTAGTTATACTTTCAAGTTGTTCAAGTAATACTTCAATCGTAAACAGCTGGAGAGATCCTAAAATCACCGTTTCTCAAGAAAATTTCAAAAAAGTTTTGGTCGTAGCTTTAGTAAAAGATGAAGCTTCGCGAAGAGTTACAGAAAACAGAATTGCGGCTGGTAACGAAATTTTTAAAACTTCATACCAATATTTAAACGAAAGTACAAAAGACCTCACAAAGGAGCAGAAGTTAAAAATCCTTCAAGATGAAAATTTCGACGGAGTAATAACAATGCGATTGGTAAGCAAAGAAAAGGAAACAAATTATGTTCCAGGAACTTATACCGGAATGTATTACGGAGGTTTTGATGGAATGTATACAGGAATGTATGGCTATGGTTTTGGGAATTGGTACGGAATGTATTCGCCAACCTTTTACGATCCAGGGTACTATCAGGAAACAACATCTTATATGGTAGAAACCAATATTTTTTCATTAAAAGAAAATAAATTAATCTGGACAGGAACGACAGAATCGCAGTATGTTACAGATTTAGGACAAACGGTTGATGCAATTATGCAGGCTGTAGTAAAAGAAATGAGAAAAGACGGTTCTTTACCTCCAAAATAA
- the smpB gene encoding SsrA-binding protein SmpB encodes MLKSVNILNKRARFDYEIIDTYTAGIVLAGTEIKSIRLGKANITESFCEFSGMELFAINTYIEEYSFGNQFNHKSRSERKLLLNKKELKTLHKSVQAKGLTIVPLKLFTNEKGLAKLQIGLCKGKKNYDKRESLKEQDTKRDLDRIKKAFN; translated from the coding sequence ATGTTAAAATCAGTCAATATATTAAATAAAAGAGCCCGATTTGATTATGAAATAATCGACACGTATACTGCTGGAATTGTTTTAGCGGGTACCGAAATCAAATCAATACGTTTAGGAAAAGCGAACATTACAGAAAGCTTTTGCGAGTTTAGCGGTATGGAGCTTTTTGCAATCAATACTTACATAGAAGAGTATTCATTTGGAAATCAATTCAATCATAAATCTAGAAGCGAAAGAAAACTGCTTCTGAATAAAAAAGAACTAAAAACACTTCACAAAAGTGTTCAGGCAAAAGGACTTACTATTGTGCCACTGAAATTGTTCACAAATGAAAAAGGCTTAGCAAAACTTCAGATTGGTCTTTGTAAGGGAAAGAAAAATTACGACAAGCGAGAATCGCTGAAAGAACAAGATACTAAGCGTGATTTAGACCGTATTAAAAAAGCTTTTAACTAA
- a CDS encoding outer membrane beta-barrel protein — protein MKKIVTLASIVLISLTAKAQDSSQGLKGAWFATSQFGYQQTKTADSKNTTLSVLPIVGTFVTPSVAVGAGVGYINIKADSDAGTAAKTDLFVAQPLVRKYWNVAGSLYFFGQLAVPIITGKEKESELKVNQVGVSLSGGFDYFVTKNFSVEFSYDLANFTSTTIDPKTGDKTTVTNFGLAHAANVDPFYNTALGGSNPNLTSPISVGFKFLF, from the coding sequence ATGAAAAAAATTGTAACACTGGCAAGTATTGTATTAATTAGTTTAACTGCTAAAGCTCAAGATTCATCTCAGGGATTAAAAGGAGCTTGGTTTGCGACTTCTCAGTTTGGTTATCAGCAGACTAAAACGGCTGATTCAAAAAATACAACTTTATCTGTACTGCCAATCGTTGGAACATTTGTAACGCCATCTGTTGCCGTGGGTGCTGGAGTTGGATATATTAATATCAAGGCAGATTCTGATGCAGGAACAGCTGCGAAAACAGATTTGTTTGTTGCGCAGCCTTTAGTGAGAAAGTATTGGAATGTTGCGGGTTCTCTTTATTTCTTCGGACAGTTGGCAGTTCCAATCATTACTGGTAAAGAAAAAGAAAGTGAATTAAAAGTAAATCAGGTTGGTGTATCGTTATCAGGAGGTTTCGATTATTTTGTAACTAAAAATTTCTCTGTTGAGTTTTCTTATGACTTAGCCAACTTTACATCGACAACTATTGATCCAAAAACAGGAGATAAAACGACAGTTACTAATTTTGGTTTAGCGCACGCAGCAAATGTTGATCCGTTTTATAATACAGCTTTAGGAGGAAGTAATCCTAATTTAACGTCTCCAATTTCTGTTGGATTTAAATTCTTATTCTAA
- a CDS encoding VF530 family protein, with protein sequence MQNQSKDPLHGITLQKIVETLVDHYGFDTLGELIPIKCFQSNPSIKSSLTFLRKTDWARKKVEDLYVKSLPKFSNL encoded by the coding sequence ATGCAAAATCAGTCCAAAGATCCTTTACACGGAATCACACTTCAAAAAATTGTAGAAACTTTAGTAGATCATTATGGTTTTGACACTTTAGGAGAACTAATTCCAATTAAATGTTTTCAATCAAATCCTAGCATCAAATCAAGTCTTACTTTTTTAAGAAAAACAGACTGGGCGCGAAAAAAAGTCGAAGATCTTTACGTAAAATCGTTACCTAAATTCTCTAATTTATAA